One Carettochelys insculpta isolate YL-2023 chromosome 1, ASM3395843v1, whole genome shotgun sequence genomic window, AGTTTAGTGAATGACAGTACCTACTGCAGACATCATTACTCACCAGCTAACCTGAGCCACATCGTTTTTCTATATAAATGGGAAAACTATTGTAGCAATATCTGCAAAGGTGTTTCCCCTCCTATTTCTGAACGTAGAGACCTGCCCCCTCCAAAAGCCTATCTACTGGCATTGGTAGATGCTTTCTCTCACATGCCTCTCAAGCTGAGGGGGACATCCCCATAAACATAAGCAAAAATGTCTCCTCCTTATTCTTCTTACAAACTCTGCTTTATTACAGTTCCTACAGAAGACTTGAACAGGGGGAGGCTGCTAGTGTGCTGAGACTACTGACTATGAAGCTGCCCAATATTGCCTCATTTTTTCCTTGTACATCATCATCCAGCTATCtatatccatctgttgtctcttggcTTCTCTTTAAACAGCAAACTGTTTGAGGGCATGGAGGGCCTTTGTTTTGGCTCATGCAGCACCTAACACAACAGAGTCCTAGTCCATCATGGCGGCCCCCAAGCACAATGGAAATacagatgatgatggtgatgatgatggttttAAACTTCCAGCAGACACCAAGAGGAACTGTGACTCAGAAGAATGCTCTGAGTCACAAAGTTTTCCCACAATGCATGCCAGCACACTGTAAATTTGTATTTGTGAGCCAGTCCTATATGATAATTTATCTACAGTTTCATCACTGTGTTGAACTATGTACGAGATGATATTACTATCTCAGGAAACTCTTCAAGTCACAGCATTTACTGCTATTATCTGAGGCTGAAGAACAGCAATCGCAATTGACTTTACCTCCAAAGTTTTtagttaataaaataattaatgtaCTACAACTCAATTATTGTGTTCCAGTCATTAGCTCTTTTAAGACCGGAAATGTACACAAGGCAATGTttgacccccagcacagcaatGAAACACAAAAAGCTTCTGTACATAGATTGAAATAAGAGAATAACATAGGGCTTTTCTGCAGGAGTTGCCCACCTCAGCCTACAACAGCTATATCATTGTTTTAGGTGACATCTTACTCAACCCTGATATTGCAATGAATCTCACATCTGTTCAAGACTTGAAGCTAATACAAATTTGATGTAGCAGTATGAATGCAAGAAAATGATTACTgagcattttctttttcattgtaaGAGGCATGAATATTACCTGAATTATAAACCTAAAAGTCTGGTTTTGGAGAGTGAGAAATGGCAATGGTCATTGTACTGTAGCTGAAACCAACTAGTGCAAATATAAACAGCCATCAAAGCCTTTCAGAAATTATCCCTTTACTTTGCTATAGTTAAACTTACACTCAGACCATTTTATAAGATAATGTAGTAACAGCAATGAGTTATACAAAATGGAGAATAAAGCACAAGAATGAGATGTTGAGGATTTTCAGTGAAGGATAACTGGACCACCCCTCATTTACCTGGTATCAGGTGCTTGGCTATGGGAAGATacaaggcagtgtttcccaacgTGTGGTACGTGCACCATCAGTGGTATGCAAAAGGATTTTAAGGGgtacgtggcagaaaataaattactaaatatCATGAACTAAGCACTGGcacagcactggggtggggggtacacCAATAcggctgaagtcccaaaaggggtatgcaaatgttttaagtttgggaaacactggtttagggcatgaaaggaaagaaaacaatatATTCCATAAAAGACCCATGAGATCGGATACAGTGTGGACAGATAAgatgggtctacatgtgagcagCCCTtggaaagggcgaaaatcgaaagAGGGCAGTCGAAAGCAcggctttcgaaagggagcaacTGCACATTGAAAGCGGATCAATGGGTCGATCCACCCGTTCGATCGGCTactgagctctttcgaaagggagtgtccgCATGCTTCCAAGCACTcattcgaaagaagggaggcaggaaatgccacggatGGGGTCccctggccaacaagcccttctggggccgcagccagaTGCTCCCTTAAGGGGTCTGTCCCTCCACCCTgaatgagctgagtgctgcccagctgtccccagccaagcagagcccaCTGATGCTCCAGGATGGAGTCTCAGCAGCAGCTCTTCCACAAGGACACCTTCATCTTGGAGACCCTCCTGGCATTGCTGTGCACcgttgctgcagctgccccagcactgcttgggtggctgagcagccccccTTGGGGCCATTGGGtccccccccgggtgccccggcatctctggacccaccccagcagcaccgactggtgggagcgcctagTGCTGGGGGAATTGGACAAGGAAAGGTAGCTGCGGAACCTCCatatgtcaaggcagaccttcgacgagatctgccctGACACTGGCTTGCTCCGGCACCAGGACTCCTACATGCAGCCCCCTCTCATCCTGGAGAAGCGGGTCAtgatcgccatctggaaactggccagcctggactcctaccactccataGGAcgacagttcagggtgggcaagggcTGTGCTCATGGAGAGGTAAGTCAGGCCCGGGTCACACCCCGCCACACAGATGGCagggtggggcaaggggaacccacagctgcagaggccaggggccaggcaggcagacaggggATGTGGGGTGTGGCCCATGAAGCCTTCACAGGAACACGTTACCCTCCCCCTCATGAAAGTCGTCAaagccatcaatgcaatgctgctgcacaggtcgtctgcctgggggatccagATGCTGTCATAATGGGCTTCGAgaacctgggcttcccaaactgcttcagtgtATTTGATGGTATGCCACACCCCAGCCAGTACATAAatgggaagggctaccatttggtggtcctccaggccctggtggatgcaggttcacagacatctacatgggctgggccagctgctcccatGATGTTTGTGTCCAGAAACTCCGGGCTCTGCTGGTGCATGGCGGCCAACTGGTGggggaggacgtcaccatgccactctgcatggtggcagacatggcctaccccctccagctgtggctcctatggccatacatgggccacctcaagtCCACACAGGAGGCGTTCAACCAGCgcctcaaccacacctgcaacatcatggagcaggccttcgggcgccttaaggggcagtggaggtacCTCCACACAAGGTTGGAGGTTGGGATCCTCCATGTGCCCCAGGAGGTGAGCACCTCTTGCATCCTCCACAACTTATGTCCAAGGGAGCCAATGGGGTCAACACCTggtatgagcagccgggcactgccccatctgccaggcccattggGACAGCCTCCatattagggaggccctcaggcaagCCTTCAAGGATGGCTGCCTGTGATCcacacccacccccatctcacatgcaacccccaccccctgaacCACCAGCACCCCCCGATCTCCACTAGtactgcacccacacatctgcCACCAACCATCCCTCCTTGATGAGCACGGCACAAGAGGGGTGTAtgcaaaataaacatttatgaacAACTGAAGGGTATGTGCAATTATGTATGGTGGGGAGACAGTGTACTGTGCAGGCGGGAGGACTCCTAACCTGGAGGGGGACAGGAGGGCTCTCTAACGGGAAGGGGGTTGGAGGggctcagtccagggctggggtggtggtgggctgCGAGCTCCATTGACCCTGGGATCCCCTGACCCCCTGGATATGGGAtcctcagcagggctgggagggggcaggagcactggcagataAGGCTGCGAGGGAGTtatgggggtgcagcagcaggcttGGTTGGGGGGCTGCCGGGGGAGTCAGGAGGCAGGCCACATTGGCTGCATGCTTCCGGAACATGGTGCCAGtgtcctccagggtggtcagcagcctgtcccacGCTGCCCTCCACCTCTTCAGGTCAGCCTCAGAGAGCCAGaggtgctgcttggccacctcagcctggtggtGGCTGCCTGGGTCCTCCTCTGCCAATCGAGAGGCCCTCCAGCCGAGGCCCCCCCAGTGCACcatgtggggtggggcctggccacCCTCAACATCTGCCAGGAGGTTCTCTGGGACCAGAGAGGGTGCAGggcttggatggtgcagctgtatggagagagggacagcATGTCGGTAACATATTATAGCCTGGGAGGGTCTAACCATGGGCCAACACTCCCCCATCGGGTCACCCAcccctgtcccagggctggaatCCCCCCACCTCAGGGCACCCGCAACCCTCACAAGGCCAGCATCCCACCCGATGGCACAACAGCAGGGGGCATCTTGGGTGGGCTTCTCTGCCACAGGGTGGGTGGTccctgggtgctgcccagccctgaccagctgctgccccatgtaTGGTTCgcagcactgtccactgggggcaggtgctggccatcGCTGGTGGGTCACCACAGGGTGCTGTGTACCACGCCGGGCTGGGAagtgtgcagcctgggaccactggtcctgtgtatGGCCAGGTGGCCAGTGCATCACCCCTACCCTATGGACCAGGTGCGCGCCCCACCACGTACATACCAGAGGGTACCTCAGAAACGTCCGGGCATGCCCAGCTCCTGGTCACCCAGCTCGATGAGCGGGAGGGGATGTAGATGATCAGGTCCCGCTCCTCACTCAGCCACTCACTGATGCCCTCGGCCTCCTaggtccccagtctgggctgcttctctgcctCCAACTGCGGCTCATTCACTGAGGTGTTGAGGACCGCCAGGgcggggagctgtcctggggccccaggatggtcCGTAGCTTCCAGAAGTAGGAGCAGgtagctggagctgccctggagtggccagcctggTCTGAGGGCCGGGCATAGCCCCGGCAAAATTTTTTAACTTTGGAGCATACTTGGTCAGCagtacactctgggtggccctTCGTGAGGAGGCTCTGGGTCAGGCAGGCAAATGCTGCAGTGTTTCATCGCTTTACACCCATTtcgtggaggacctcctcctccttccataaTCCAAtgaggtccctcagctccctctCGGTCTATTGGGGGGCATGTTTTTTTTCTCACTCCCAGAACCCTGGAAGCCCTGCAACGGCTCGGAGGtgaggccctggggctcctgcaggggGTGGCTACTGGCCATGgttgcctgctgctgctctggggccgtgcagagggtgtgctgctggagctggtCCTAGCAtgctctccacttcctgccatgggattcctgcatctgtgcagctttaagggccaTGGACACAGGGTTCATAGAGCCCCACTACTgttggctggagtggccccatgctccagctgactggcatcATGGTGgagccctctttcgaaaaagtgatctgtggagcatctacacgtgtgcgcttttgatttagtttttcgaAAGGAGACGATCTTCCTGACACGGGACCAGGGTTTGCATTTCAACATCTGCGCCCTGTTCTTTCAATACGCTTTCAAAAGATGgtgttgcacatgtagacactcctcccattctttcgaaagagagccaaATATTTTGACgtttcatgcatgtgtagacacagctatagggtCAGTGCTTCCTTTCTTAATCCCTAGGCCAGGATGTTTAATTTCTATTTACCTTCCACTCCTGGAATCTATATTCATTTAAACCTTATTTCTTGGCATCTGTTATTAATAGTAAGAATGTAGGTTCTTGGAAGCACTTGCTGGTCCCAGTAGTCTTCAAGTCATAGTTCCAGTGAAACCAGACAGATCAAACAGATGAAACCAAACAGATACTAGTGATggaatttgcaggatcaggccctaaatattATTTGGCTTAAGACAGGTGAAGTAGCTAAATCCCTTCAATTTCCCTGCATTTCCAGATGTAGCAGAGGAAAAGTCCTACAGCCCAAGACAAGCTTTCAAATAGGCTATATGATGtgatagatgtctataaaatcatgaatcagGTAGAGACAGTGATGTGTTATTTAGTGCTGCAGATCCAAATTACCAGGTGGTCACCTGATGAAACTAGTAGACAGCACGTTTAAAAGTACTTTGCACAATAACACACAACGGTGCTGGAACAGTATTTATagtaggggtgctgagagccatggtATACCTTGTATCTAATGAAAACTACTTTATgccagggatgcagcagcactcctaggccgtgtctacacgtgcacgctacttcgaagtagcggcgccaacttcgaaatagcgcccgtcacggctacatgtgttaggcgctatttcgaagttgaaatcgacgttaggcggcgagacgtcgaagtcgctaaccccatgtggggatgggaatagcgccctacttcgaagttgaacgttgaagtagggcacgtgtagacgatccgcgtcccgcaacgtcgaaatagtggggtccgccatggcggccatcagctgagaggttgagagatgctctctctccagcccctgcggggctctatggtcaccgtgtgcagcagcccttagcccagggcttctggctgctgctgccgcagctggggatccatgctgcatgcacagggtctgcaaccagttgtcggctctgtggatcttgtgttgtttagtgcaactgtgtctgggaggggccctttaagggagcggcttgctgttgagtccgccctgtgaccctgtctgcagctgttcctggcacccttatttcgatgtgtgctactttggcctgtagacgttccctcgcagcgcctatttcaatgtggtgctgcccaatgtcgaagctgaacgtcgacgttgccagccctggaggacgtgtagacgttattcatcgaaacagactatttcgatgccgctacatcgaaataagctattttgatgtagagtgcacatgtagacgtagccttagttccTAGCCTTATGAACATACAGGCAACCCATGAGACTCCTTGCTACaggctgttgtgaaggccaaggctacgCACAGGTTCAAAAACTaattaggtaaattcatggaagtcTACCAATGTCAGCTAGTGAAGACAGCGACCCATGTCCATATTCTAGGGGTCCCTAAACCACTGACTGCTAGATGCTGGGACTAATTGCTCTACTCTGCTCATGCCCTCTGGTCTTTCTGGAGAACATAATCCAAGATGCGGTTACTCACACTGAGCGTGCAAAGCTGAAGACCATGACTGCTATGGACATAGcaaaccagtagtcatgtagcactttaaagactaataaagtgatttactaggtgatgagctttcctgggacagctTCATCGGATGAGGTGAGCCtgccccataaaagctcatcacctagtaaatctttttgttagtctttaatgtgctacatgactgctggtttgttttgttagaatagagactgacatggctacatctctgttcCTATGGCCATAGCCTATGCACTGATGTGCCAGCGGCATTCAAGGGGTTTGGAGACTAGAAGAGTGTAATtctcaggagaaaaaaaacctgacCTCTGCCATCTGGACCATTGATCTGTCCCCACAGGGTCATCCCTGTGTTTATAAACCGTGAGACACTACAGTTACTGATGCTGGGGACATGCACTGCAGAGGTGGCACCCTTTATGCAGCCAGGACAAATGCTGGGCAGAGCGTGCCAGGCCAGCTCTGCAGAAGGCACCCAGACACCCCTCCAAGGGTCACTCAGTCCCTCTTCTAGGAATGCAACACACTTGTCTTTGTTTAAGGAAGCTCATGAAGAGCCAGATGTCTTCTCAGCTCTCCAGAGCGACCTAAGGAACTCCTCTGGATTCGCCTGGAGTCCTACTGACCTAATGTAGGCTGATGGTGCCTCCCTTTATTAGAGAGACTGGGCAAGGGGGTCTCAAGCCACGGAGGGCTGCTCAGGCTGACTGTGGGTCTGTGCTCCTGGTCACAGAGACAGCTGCCATGTCAGTCAGGtcggtcacacacacacactctctctctctctctcacacacacacacacacacgtttgaCCGAgcaatagggcaggtgggggacaCAACCAGAGCGCCCGCACGGCTCGCTGTAACCCGGCTCCCGCCGTGCGGGCCGCTGCCTCCCGCTTCCGTCCTCCTCCCAGGGCCGGAGCCTGCGCAGGAGccggggggcagcccctggcGGGCAGGCGGGGgctcggcggggcggggcggggcggggcccgggGCAGCCTGGCCCCACCCGAGCCCTGCTGCGCGCGGCCGAGCCAGAGGCTGCGGGGGCGCCGCGGAGGCAGCGCGCGAGCGGAGccgccatggggctggagaaGGAGACGGGCGACACCAAGATCTTCATGGCCGAGGAGAGCGCGGGCCGCCCGGAGAAGCGGGCGGAGAGAGGCCCGGACAGGGACCCGCGGGGGCTCAACGCCCACCTGCAGGTGAGGGGGGCGGCACCTGAGCGCTTCGCCGCCTCCGCCCGCTCCCGCGCTCGggccctccctgcccagggccgggCGGTTCTGGGCGCGCCCCACGCGTGTTTTGTCCTCCGGGGCCGTTGTGTTATACGGGGCGGTGCAGAACTCGCGGGGATCTCTGggcgacccccccccccctcccccggcccggccACCTGTGCAGGTCCCGCTCGGTGCTGCGCAGGGCTCCTGCCACCAGGGCATCTGcacggcggggccgggccggggtgtTTAACACAGCCCCTTGCACCCTGGTCTCCCTCCTTCCCGGCGGTAGCAATCGCTCCAGCGCGCTCCCCTCTTCACCctcgccctgctcctgcctgtaGGGACAAGCCCAGCTCACTAGGGGGTTGTTTCTCTCTCCTAGCTGGGGTTTGAGGATGTCATAGCCGAGCCTGCATCATCTCACTCCTTTGACAAAGTCTGGGTCTGCAGCCACGCGCTTTTTGAGCTCAGCAAATACGCGCTGTACAAGCTCCTGACTCTCTTCCTTGCTATCCCACTGGCTCTGGTTGCAGGACTTGTCTTTGCAGTGCTCAGCTGTCTGCATATTTGGTGAGTAAATTTATTGCTGCGCTCTTCAGTTGTCTTTTTACTGAAACCTTAATATCCATATATAGTAAAGAAGTGCCTCTATAAAATCAGTCTTTGTGCACAAGGAAGAGTGAACAATTGCTATGTTGCTGCCATAGATCGTGACTACTGATAGTCAACACCACATCTAATATATTCCAGCCAGTTTGATTATTTACTGTATATTTAAGGGCGTGATAGATAATGAGCGTtttgggcctcagttccccatttgtaaaattccTTCTAGCATGGATCTGTCTTAATGTTGCTTGCAAGCTCCTTGGGACAGGGATTGTTTGTTGCTTTGGGTTTGTGCACAGTGGGATCCTGATCTagacataaataataataatggtgaTGATTTAATTTATTGGACTATGCAGATTGCTTAATCATGTGTCTTTAAGGTAAGGGCTTGGAAGAGGTTTTATGCCAGCTGAACGGAAAGGCCATGTTCTGCTCCCTCCCATCACAGCTTTTTCTCATTACTTTAACACTCAGTTCCTTACTCAGTCTTATTCAATTGAGCCAACTACTCCTCCTTTCCCATGCCACcttttgaaaaaataaacttAGGATACATTTTAGCTCTGTTATTAGCACTaaagctgctgcctctgcctttGAGCGTGAGGCTTGGTCATTGCTTCATGAAATGCAGTGTGCACTGTATACCTCCAGGAGAGAATTGTCTTCCTGAGTGTAGGTAGTGTGATTCTGGCTATGTGCCCAATTCACATGGAAAAGCAGTATCTAGAAGCTCACAGGGCAGATGGTGTATATTGCTACATTTCTGGCAATGGTCTGGAGAATCTTCAGAAAGCTGAATTGTGGAAATGgatggaaggaaaaaagaaaggggaATAGAAATGGGAGGCTACATAAGGGGAATTGGGAATCCATCTGGCTGCCATGGAAGGTGAAGGGTATATGTTGACCCAGGACCCACTGTCATGTCTACAAACCAAGATTCTCTTTACTCATTTTAGATAAGATTTCCATTGTCAGAACTTGCTTTCAGGCTTGGGTAGCTGGAGTTAGCACTCAGAGCTTTTGAGCTCTTTAAACATCTAAAGATGTTGTAGTCTATGTTCCAATTTCATTAAGACTGTTATAGTTTTCTGTGCCACAGTAGCACTCCTCATATGGGTACCAATGCAATGAAATAGAGACCTGAATTTTCCTGAATTAGGTCTTTGAAAATCAGAAATAGCCCCAATCTGGCTCACGTGGGTAATCCTCATTGACTTTAACAGGAACTACTGTGAATCAGCACTTATGAGATACAGGTGTCtgaacaaattttgaaaattaCGGCCTCAGTCTTTTTCTGGCCCTAATGATTCCTGCCACCAAAAGAAGCTACCAGTACAGAGAAGAATTTTTGTTCTGATTTCCTATTATGTCCTGGCTGAGGTATAAAACAGTTACCTAGGTCTGGCTCCATCCCTACTCTTGCCAGGGTCCAACTCTAGTGGGTGGTGAAGACCAACTAAACCCAGTTTTCTTCACCAACTCCAACCCAAAGTTAGTGAAGCTTGAGTCTCTGTTAACTTTTGTTGATTCCCTTCGAATGGAACTCTGATTTCAGGATCTGCTGGTAGAGTAGGAGAGCCCAGGGAGTTTGAGGccactggtcagtcttacatcagtcgttggaaaaatcatggaagagcttctcaaggaagtcattttgaggcacttggaggaggggagagtgatcaggaatcgTCAgtatggattcatcaagggcaagtcatgcctgaccaatctgattagtttctacgatgagataactggctctgtggataggggaaaatcaatgaatgtgatttatcttgactttagcaaacctttGGTAcgatctcccacaatattcttgtcagcaagttaaagaaatgtggattggataaatggatggtaagctggatagaaagctggctagaaggtcaggcccagagggtagtgatcaacggctcgatgtcaggatggcagtcggtttctaatggagtgccccaaggttcagttctgggtcctgttctgttcaacatatttatcaatgacctggatgaggggttggattgcaccctcagcaagtttgtggatgacactgagctagggggagagatagataagctggagggtaaggacagggtccagactgacttagacaaattggaagactgggctgcaagaaatctgatgaagttcaataaggacaagtccagagtcctgcacttgggccggaagaatcccaagcattgttacaggctggggtctggctgggttggtagtagttttgcagaaaaggacctgggagttgtagtggacgagaagatggatgtaagtcaacagtgtgccattgtagccaagaaagctaatggcatagtaggctgcatcaagaggaacgttgccagta contains:
- the CAV2 gene encoding caveolin-2, whose product is MGLEKETGDTKIFMAEESAGRPEKRAERGPDRDPRGLNAHLQLGFEDVIAEPASSHSFDKVWVCSHALFELSKYALYKLLTLFLAIPLALVAGLVFAVLSCLHIWIVMPFVKICLMVLPSVQTVWKSVTDVLVAPVFHSLGRCFAAVNIRLDQE